A DNA window from Gillisia sp. Hel1_33_143 contains the following coding sequences:
- a CDS encoding DUF2853 family protein, with the protein MSKTDEKVGKYIQDVRDKIGEPDVDLIRKITEYCGPSVFQNDAETVSSSSSSEMETVKKNFLIKKLGLKDDEKLDEAMDAVMEKYGKSNRNKNRVTVYYLLTKHFKKESVFN; encoded by the coding sequence ATGAGTAAAACCGATGAAAAAGTAGGAAAGTATATTCAAGATGTTAGAGATAAAATAGGGGAGCCAGATGTGGATCTTATAAGGAAAATCACCGAATATTGCGGTCCTTCTGTTTTTCAAAATGACGCGGAAACTGTTTCAAGTTCAAGTAGTTCTGAAATGGAAACTGTAAAAAAGAATTTCCTTATTAAGAAATTAGGTTTGAAAGATGATGAAAAGCTAGATGAAGCTATGGATGCTGTAATGGAGAAGTATGGTAAATCTAATAGGAATAAGAATAGGGTTACTGTATATTACCTGCTTACAAAGCACTTTAAAAAAGAAAGCGTCTTTAATTAG
- a CDS encoding thrombospondin type 3 repeat-containing protein — translation MKNFKFLIAFAAMIILLFTYCSKDDVNDQNSETNSELVSISFDAVLKDFNTNRSLTKQNQLADIPECLDNIPSKVRVALKDSEGAWVSMANGDAGEFIEIPVIANDEGGWMTKESADLELPPGDYTLEYFAVLDTDNNVLWIAPRENDDYGPANFANFVSDALPITIDLRAGVKKYIDVEVLCYDERMADEYGYLFFDFSQVDAITLCLFGNYCDVTGRHYPARFSVEAWIFSGDLADPKLGEPLTNGILTNETGIYEDTEDAFARPLCIALPNSSDEDTYYIEIKLLGFEGVYTDPEVPVETLMITDTEVLDLYNGESNTYYHFRIGCEGTEECANDMDCDGIADDVDNCPMKANADQTDTDEDGVGDVCDNCVNIANADQVDADQDGIGDACEDLSTDDDGDGVPNDIDECPGTPSGTPVDIKGCESIQVPGRDVVVFNDANMFDDNAMEDPDNIRFVENLVTYTTTGSRNAGDVVWIDRGRSAACYSNGECDEDGWSKMEETITNTGLTVTSVFSNAGSLTNIPADVKVIFLVMPTLQYTVAEINAFKAFAAEGGRIIFVGEHSSFYFFIDVQNQFLLNMGAVLTNTGGLVDCGYTVIPQSSNRVHPIMAGITDLTIACASVIEIGVDDFALFYDTTNTKVLAGVAKIDTTPISELKASSIRFDNPVRNRNSKSTSSGIQP, via the coding sequence ATGAAAAATTTTAAATTTTTAATTGCCTTTGCGGCAATGATCATCTTACTTTTTACATATTGTAGTAAAGATGATGTCAATGATCAAAATAGTGAGACAAACTCAGAGCTTGTTTCCATATCGTTTGATGCTGTGCTAAAAGACTTCAATACAAATCGAAGCTTAACTAAACAAAACCAGTTAGCAGATATTCCAGAATGTCTGGATAATATACCATCTAAAGTTAGAGTAGCGTTAAAAGACAGCGAGGGAGCATGGGTTTCTATGGCAAATGGTGATGCTGGAGAGTTTATTGAAATTCCAGTTATTGCCAATGATGAAGGAGGATGGATGACAAAAGAATCTGCAGATCTAGAATTACCGCCGGGAGATTACACTTTAGAATATTTTGCAGTTTTGGACACAGATAATAATGTTCTTTGGATCGCTCCCAGAGAAAATGATGATTATGGTCCAGCCAATTTTGCCAATTTTGTAAGTGATGCCTTGCCAATTACTATTGATCTTAGAGCGGGTGTAAAAAAGTATATAGATGTAGAAGTTCTATGTTATGATGAGCGAATGGCAGATGAGTATGGATATCTATTCTTTGATTTTTCTCAAGTAGATGCAATTACCTTGTGCTTATTTGGAAATTACTGTGATGTAACAGGAAGGCATTACCCAGCAAGATTTAGTGTAGAAGCTTGGATATTCTCTGGAGATCTGGCAGATCCAAAATTAGGAGAACCTCTTACCAATGGTATTTTAACAAACGAGACCGGGATTTATGAAGATACGGAAGACGCTTTTGCAAGACCCTTGTGTATAGCACTGCCAAATTCTTCTGATGAGGATACCTATTATATTGAGATCAAATTGTTAGGATTTGAAGGAGTATATACAGATCCTGAAGTACCTGTAGAAACTTTAATGATCACAGATACAGAAGTATTAGACTTGTATAATGGCGAGTCCAATACTTATTACCACTTTAGAATAGGTTGTGAAGGAACCGAAGAATGTGCTAATGATATGGATTGTGATGGTATTGCAGATGATGTGGATAATTGCCCAATGAAAGCAAATGCAGACCAAACAGATACAGATGAAGATGGTGTGGGAGATGTTTGTGATAATTGCGTGAATATTGCTAACGCAGATCAGGTAGATGCAGACCAAGATGGAATTGGTGATGCTTGCGAAGATCTTTCAACAGATGATGATGGAGATGGAGTTCCTAATGATATTGATGAGTGTCCAGGCACTCCTTCAGGAACGCCTGTAGATATTAAAGGGTGTGAAAGCATTCAAGTGCCAGGAAGAGATGTTGTAGTATTTAATGACGCCAATATGTTTGACGATAATGCAATGGAAGATCCAGACAATATTAGATTTGTAGAAAATTTGGTTACCTATACCACTACAGGTTCTCGTAATGCTGGTGATGTTGTTTGGATTGATAGGGGCCGCAGCGCAGCTTGTTACTCTAATGGGGAATGTGACGAAGATGGATGGAGTAAAATGGAGGAAACAATTACCAATACAGGACTTACTGTTACTAGCGTTTTCTCAAATGCTGGTTCATTAACTAATATTCCTGCAGATGTTAAGGTGATATTTTTAGTGATGCCAACTCTTCAATACACCGTTGCAGAGATAAATGCTTTTAAAGCTTTTGCTGCTGAAGGAGGACGAATCATTTTTGTTGGAGAACATTCAAGTTTCTATTTCTTTATAGATGTACAAAATCAGTTCTTATTGAATATGGGAGCTGTATTAACGAATACTGGTGGGTTGGTGGATTGTGGTTATACTGTTATACCGCAATCATCTAATCGAGTGCATCCAATAATGGCAGGAATCACAGATCTTACCATTGCATGTGCCTCTGTTATAGAAATAGGAGTAGATGATTTCGCATTGTTCTATGATACTACTAATACAAAAGTATTAGCAGGAGTTGCGAAAATAGATACCACCCCAATATCTGAATTAAAGGCTTCCTCTATCAGATTTGACAATCCTGTACGTAATAGAAATTCAAAATCTACGTCATCGGGTATTCAACCTTAA
- the dnaK gene encoding molecular chaperone DnaK encodes MSKIIGIDLGTTNSCVAVMEGNEPTVIPNAEGKRTTPSVIAFVEGGEIKVGDPAKRQAVTNPTKTISSIKRFMGNKFTESSKEAGRVPYKVVKGDNDTPRVEIDGRLYTPQELSAMVLQKMKKTAEDYLGQTVTEAVITVPAYFNDAQRQATKEAGEISGLKVRRIINEPTAAALAYGLDKKSTDQKIAVYDLGGGTFDISILELGDGVFEVLSTNGDTHLGGDDFDEVIIDFLADGFQKAEDIDLRKDPMALQRLKEAAEKAKIELSSSTQTEINLPYVTATASGPKHLVETLTRSKFEQLAHELVKRSMDPVQKALSDAGLSKSDIDEVILVGGSTRIPKIQEEVEAFFGKKPSKGVNPDEVVAIGAAIQGGVLTGDVKDVLLLDVTPLSLGIETMGGVMTKLIESNTTIPTKKSQVFSTAADNQPSVEIHVLQGERPMATDNNTIGRFHLDGIPPAQRGTPQIEVTFDIDANGIIKVSATDKATNKTQDIRIEASSGLTEEEIQKMKQEAEANAESDKKTKEKVDKLNEADAMIFQTEKQLKEFGDKISEDKKKPVESALEDLKKAYETKEVETISPALDKLNEAWKTASEEMYKAQAEAQGGAQQGAPGAESNGEAAGNASDDVEDVDFEEVK; translated from the coding sequence ATGAGTAAAATAATTGGAATTGACTTAGGTACTACCAACTCGTGCGTTGCCGTAATGGAAGGTAACGAACCAACGGTAATTCCTAATGCTGAAGGTAAGAGAACTACTCCTTCTGTAATAGCATTTGTAGAGGGTGGAGAAATTAAAGTTGGAGATCCTGCAAAGCGTCAGGCTGTAACAAACCCAACAAAAACAATATCTTCTATAAAGCGATTTATGGGGAATAAATTCACAGAATCTTCAAAAGAAGCAGGACGTGTACCTTATAAAGTGGTAAAAGGAGATAATGATACTCCAAGAGTAGAAATTGATGGACGTTTGTATACTCCGCAGGAATTATCTGCAATGGTATTACAAAAGATGAAGAAAACAGCTGAAGATTATTTAGGACAAACAGTAACCGAAGCGGTTATTACTGTACCTGCTTACTTCAACGATGCTCAACGTCAGGCAACAAAAGAAGCTGGAGAGATCTCTGGTTTAAAAGTTAGAAGAATTATAAATGAGCCTACAGCAGCAGCTTTGGCTTATGGTCTTGATAAAAAATCTACCGATCAAAAAATTGCAGTATATGACCTTGGTGGTGGTACTTTTGATATTTCTATCCTTGAATTAGGAGATGGAGTTTTTGAAGTATTGTCTACAAACGGAGATACGCATTTAGGTGGAGATGATTTTGATGAAGTTATTATCGATTTCCTAGCAGATGGTTTCCAAAAAGCGGAAGACATAGATCTTAGAAAAGATCCTATGGCACTTCAACGTTTAAAAGAAGCAGCAGAGAAAGCTAAGATTGAATTGTCTTCTTCTACACAAACAGAAATTAACTTACCATATGTAACGGCTACCGCTAGCGGACCAAAACACTTGGTTGAGACTCTTACAAGATCTAAATTTGAGCAATTAGCTCATGAGCTTGTAAAACGATCTATGGATCCTGTGCAAAAAGCACTTAGTGATGCAGGACTTTCTAAGAGTGATATAGATGAAGTTATCTTGGTAGGTGGATCTACTCGTATTCCTAAAATTCAGGAAGAAGTAGAAGCATTTTTCGGTAAGAAACCTTCTAAAGGAGTTAACCCAGATGAGGTTGTTGCAATTGGAGCAGCTATTCAAGGGGGTGTATTAACAGGAGATGTAAAAGATGTATTGTTACTAGATGTAACGCCTCTTTCTCTTGGTATTGAAACAATGGGTGGAGTGATGACTAAATTAATTGAGTCTAATACAACTATTCCAACCAAAAAATCTCAGGTATTTTCTACCGCAGCAGATAATCAACCATCTGTAGAGATTCATGTATTGCAAGGGGAACGCCCAATGGCTACAGATAATAATACTATTGGTAGATTCCACTTAGATGGTATTCCACCAGCACAAAGAGGAACTCCTCAAATTGAAGTAACCTTTGATATTGATGCTAACGGTATTATTAAAGTAAGTGCTACAGATAAAGCTACCAATAAAACTCAGGATATTAGAATTGAAGCTTCTTCAGGATTAACAGAAGAAGAAATTCAAAAAATGAAGCAGGAAGCGGAAGCAAATGCTGAATCTGATAAGAAAACGAAAGAAAAAGTAGATAAGCTTAATGAAGCTGATGCTATGATCTTCCAAACTGAGAAGCAATTAAAAGAATTTGGTGATAAGATATCTGAAGATAAGAAGAAGCCAGTTGAAAGTGCTTTAGAAGATTTGAAGAAAGCTTATGAAACTAAAGAAGTGGAAACAATTTCTCCAGCTTTAGATAAGCTTAATGAAGCTTGGAAAACTGCATCTGAAGAGATGTATAAAGCACAAGCAGAAGCTCAAGGTGGCGCGCAACAAGGTGCACCGGGAGCTGAATCTAACGGAGAAGCTGCTGGAAACGCAAGCGACGACGTTGAAGATGTAGACTTCGAAGAAGTGAAGTAA
- a CDS encoding chorismate-binding protein — protein MIDLTNFYLRIQEQLDLDLPFVAYRKASDPISHESLRGFFQKDDQTHLIHDFEESGFVFAPFDNEQNSFLIPSDESEFLEADFQVDDDNMSDNSISIEIESEAGKQNHLDLVQQALDAIKNGDLKKVVLSRKESVKLEAPNALLLFRKMLSKYPTAFVYLWYHPKVGIWLGATPETLLQIKRNRLKTMALAGTQKLEDTTDVEWGLKEIEEQEFVTNSIIENIGDLDLDKNDILKSGPYTVQAGKLLHLRTDISVKIDDNVKLEQIIHAIHPTPAICGLPKKEAKDFILKNEKYNREFYTGFLGELNIKEKVQRSSNRRNRENQAYLSVVKQTSLFVNLRCLKLDEDQAILYIGGGITKDSDPEQEWIETMNKAQTMKAVLVK, from the coding sequence ATGATTGATCTGACAAATTTTTATCTCCGAATTCAAGAGCAACTCGATCTAGACTTACCATTTGTAGCATATAGAAAAGCTTCTGATCCTATATCTCACGAATCTTTGAGAGGTTTTTTTCAAAAAGATGATCAAACACATCTCATTCACGATTTTGAAGAAAGCGGATTTGTTTTCGCTCCTTTTGATAATGAACAAAATAGTTTTTTGATTCCTTCAGATGAATCAGAGTTTTTAGAGGCTGATTTTCAAGTGGATGATGATAATATGTCCGATAATTCAATTTCGATAGAGATAGAAAGTGAAGCAGGAAAACAAAATCATTTAGATCTTGTTCAGCAAGCATTAGACGCTATTAAGAATGGCGATCTTAAAAAAGTAGTGCTTTCCAGAAAGGAAAGTGTAAAATTGGAGGCTCCAAATGCACTTTTGCTTTTTAGAAAAATGCTTTCAAAATATCCTACCGCCTTTGTGTATCTTTGGTACCATCCAAAGGTTGGGATTTGGTTAGGTGCTACTCCAGAAACCTTACTTCAGATAAAAAGAAATAGACTAAAGACCATGGCGCTTGCCGGTACTCAAAAGCTCGAGGATACTACAGACGTGGAATGGGGTTTAAAAGAGATCGAAGAACAAGAATTTGTAACCAATTCTATCATTGAAAATATTGGAGATCTTGATCTTGATAAAAATGATATTTTAAAATCTGGACCTTATACCGTTCAAGCCGGAAAATTGCTTCATCTTAGAACAGATATCAGCGTTAAAATAGATGATAACGTTAAGTTAGAGCAAATAATACACGCAATTCATCCAACTCCTGCTATTTGTGGTTTGCCTAAAAAAGAAGCAAAAGACTTTATTCTGAAAAATGAAAAGTATAACAGGGAATTCTATACCGGTTTTTTAGGTGAATTGAACATCAAAGAAAAAGTTCAACGAAGCAGTAATCGTAGGAATCGAGAGAATCAGGCTTATCTAAGTGTAGTAAAACAAACCAGTTTATTTGTGAATCTACGTTGTTTAAAATTAGACGAAGATCAAGCAATTTTATATATAGGAGGAGGAATCACTAAAGATTCAGATCCGGAACAAGAATGGATTGAAACTATGAATAAAGCACAAACTATGAAGGCAGTACTTGTTAAATAA
- a CDS encoding L-serine ammonia-lyase — protein MRKIECISVFDMLKVGVGPSSSHTLGPWRAAQRWIGELKQKKTFDDVESIHVDLYGSLSLTGTGHATDIAVMLGLCGFDPVKMDIELIDPEIFNIRATKSILLNGENPINFDPKENIKFNRKFLPFHPNGMTFRACLKNGKKTFSSFYSIGGGFVVKEERKNAKKKMEIFEDFPFPVEKATELLAYCNSENKTISEIVLENEKSLRTEEEIDNGLKQVWQVMLESMYTGCHTEGTLPGGLNVHRRAFDIHKKLIGDSKYSTPQEWLESIRLTEVKFRQILKWVSCFAISVNEVNASLGRVVTAPTNGSAGTVPAVLMYYMVIENHDATFEDIKRFMLVAGEIGSLFKKGATISAAMGGCQAEIGVSSAMAAGALTEVMGGTPAQVLMASEIAMEHHLGLTCDPIAGLVQIPCIERNAMGAIKAINAAEIAMDSDATKAKVPLDKVIETMWDTAKDMNSKYKETSEGGLAVKVSLSDC, from the coding sequence ATGCGAAAAATAGAATGTATTAGTGTTTTTGATATGCTTAAGGTAGGCGTTGGCCCATCAAGTTCCCACACCCTTGGACCGTGGCGGGCTGCTCAACGTTGGATTGGAGAATTAAAGCAGAAGAAAACCTTTGATGATGTAGAAAGCATTCATGTAGATCTTTATGGTTCACTATCTTTAACAGGAACCGGACACGCTACAGATATTGCTGTAATGCTAGGCCTTTGCGGATTTGATCCAGTAAAAATGGATATAGAACTTATAGATCCTGAAATATTTAATATTAGAGCTACAAAATCTATTCTGCTTAACGGTGAAAATCCTATTAATTTTGATCCTAAGGAAAATATAAAATTCAATAGAAAATTTCTTCCTTTTCACCCAAACGGAATGACCTTTAGAGCTTGTTTAAAAAATGGAAAGAAAACCTTTTCTTCTTTCTATTCTATAGGTGGTGGTTTTGTAGTTAAAGAAGAACGTAAAAATGCTAAAAAGAAAATGGAGATCTTTGAAGATTTCCCTTTTCCAGTAGAAAAAGCAACAGAGCTTTTGGCCTATTGCAATTCTGAAAATAAAACAATTTCTGAGATCGTTCTGGAAAATGAAAAATCTCTAAGAACTGAAGAAGAAATAGATAATGGCCTGAAACAGGTATGGCAGGTAATGCTAGAATCTATGTATACAGGCTGTCATACCGAAGGAACTTTACCCGGCGGACTCAACGTACACAGACGCGCTTTTGATATTCATAAAAAACTTATTGGAGATTCAAAATATTCCACTCCACAAGAATGGCTGGAAAGCATCAGACTTACTGAAGTTAAATTTAGACAGATCCTTAAATGGGTAAGTTGTTTCGCTATTAGTGTAAATGAAGTAAACGCATCTTTAGGAAGAGTTGTTACTGCTCCTACTAATGGAAGTGCAGGTACCGTACCCGCAGTATTAATGTATTATATGGTAATTGAAAACCATGATGCTACTTTTGAAGATATAAAAAGATTTATGCTGGTAGCTGGAGAAATTGGAAGCCTTTTCAAAAAAGGAGCTACCATATCTGCCGCTATGGGTGGATGTCAGGCAGAAATTGGTGTTTCCTCTGCCATGGCCGCAGGAGCACTTACCGAAGTTATGGGCGGAACTCCTGCCCAAGTTTTAATGGCAAGCGAGATTGCTATGGAACATCATCTTGGTCTTACGTGCGATCCTATTGCCGGACTTGTGCAAATTCCATGTATAGAAAGAAATGCTATGGGTGCAATTAAAGCTATTAATGCAGCAGAAATTGCGATGGATAGCGATGCTACTAAAGCAAAGGTTCCGTTAGATAAAGTAATCGAGACCATGTGGGATACAGCAAAAGACATGAACTCTAAATACAAAGAAACTTCTGAAGGTGGTTTGGCGGTAAAGGTGAGTTTAAGCGACTGCTAA
- the menD gene encoding 2-succinyl-5-enolpyruvyl-6-hydroxy-3-cyclohexene-1-carboxylic-acid synthase yields the protein MKYSKIPVAQSIVALCVAKNIKHVVISPGSRNAPLTIGFTHHPEINSYSIVDERCAAFFALGMAQQLGKPVALVCSSGSALLNYYPAISEAYYSDIPLVVISADRPIERIDIGDGQTIRQKNVFENHIEYSANLYSEIVLETSSTDKKLLQKQFESQKHNEREINLALNRALEVNGPVHINVPFYEPLYDLVEDVTVNPLQILPEKVERIYSAKELESYADIWNKAKRKMVIVGVAQPNAIEQKFLNYLATDESVLVLTETTSNLQHEEFFTRIDTLIGPIEKSEDFKQEFEALQPDILLTFGGMIVSKKIKAFLRNYQPQQHWHIDPKKAYNTFFCLNKHFETSVNSFFEGFLPLLEVGKSDYAAHWKNIRKQRQERHDLYVEEIPYSDFKAMQAIVPSAPENYVVQLGNSSTVRYAQLFKWKASQKIFCNRGTSGIDGCVSTAVGAATISTEPTLLICGDLSFFYDSNGIWNNYIPSNFRIIVLNNGGGGIFRILPGNKNTENFDTYFETTHQLRANSLCEMHNLEYVAASNSDEINEALQDFYKASDRPKLLEIFTPRKLNDEVLLNYFSFMKS from the coding sequence ATGAAGTATTCCAAAATTCCCGTAGCCCAATCTATAGTTGCCTTGTGTGTAGCTAAGAATATTAAACACGTAGTAATTTCCCCAGGTTCTAGAAATGCACCTTTAACCATTGGTTTTACGCACCATCCTGAAATTAATTCTTATAGTATTGTAGATGAACGTTGCGCTGCATTCTTTGCTTTAGGAATGGCGCAGCAACTGGGAAAACCAGTAGCATTGGTTTGTAGTTCTGGTTCTGCTTTATTAAATTATTATCCTGCAATTTCTGAAGCTTACTACAGCGATATCCCTTTGGTGGTGATCTCTGCAGACAGACCTATTGAGAGAATAGATATTGGAGACGGGCAGACCATTCGCCAAAAAAATGTTTTTGAAAATCATATAGAATACTCTGCAAATCTTTATTCTGAAATCGTTCTAGAGACAAGTTCTACTGATAAGAAACTATTGCAAAAGCAATTTGAATCTCAGAAGCATAACGAGCGTGAGATCAATTTGGCGTTGAATAGAGCGTTAGAAGTTAATGGGCCGGTGCATATAAATGTGCCTTTTTATGAGCCTCTATATGATCTTGTAGAAGATGTTACTGTAAATCCGTTGCAGATATTACCGGAAAAAGTGGAGCGCATCTATAGTGCGAAAGAACTGGAGAGTTATGCTGATATTTGGAATAAGGCAAAACGAAAGATGGTGATAGTAGGAGTGGCGCAACCTAATGCTATAGAGCAGAAATTCTTAAATTATTTAGCTACAGATGAATCGGTTCTGGTATTGACAGAGACTACGTCTAACCTGCAACATGAAGAATTCTTTACCAGAATAGATACCTTGATAGGGCCTATAGAAAAATCAGAAGATTTCAAGCAAGAATTCGAGGCACTTCAACCCGATATATTATTGACCTTTGGCGGGATGATAGTTTCAAAAAAGATAAAGGCCTTTTTAAGGAATTATCAACCACAACAACATTGGCATATAGATCCTAAAAAAGCATACAATACGTTCTTCTGCCTGAATAAACATTTTGAAACTTCAGTGAATTCATTTTTTGAAGGATTCCTTCCATTACTTGAAGTAGGGAAAAGTGATTATGCTGCACATTGGAAAAATATCAGAAAACAACGACAAGAAAGACATGACCTGTATGTAGAAGAAATTCCATATTCAGATTTTAAAGCAATGCAGGCTATTGTGCCTTCAGCTCCTGAAAATTATGTGGTTCAGTTAGGAAATAGCTCTACCGTTAGATATGCCCAATTATTCAAATGGAAGGCTTCTCAGAAGATCTTTTGCAATAGAGGAACAAGCGGGATAGATGGATGTGTTTCTACAGCTGTTGGCGCCGCAACCATTTCTACAGAGCCAACGCTGCTTATTTGCGGAGATCTTAGTTTCTTTTATGATAGTAACGGGATTTGGAACAACTATATCCCTTCAAATTTTAGAATCATTGTGCTGAATAATGGAGGAGGTGGAATTTTTAGAATTCTTCCGGGTAATAAGAATACCGAGAATTTTGATACTTATTTCGAAACAACGCATCAGCTTAGAGCTAATTCTCTTTGTGAGATGCATAACTTAGAATATGTTGCTGCTTCAAACTCAGATGAAATAAACGAAGCTTTGCAGGATTTCTATAAGGCTTCTGATAGACCTAAGTTGTTAGAAATTTTTACTCCAAGAAAATTAAATGACGAAGTACTGCTGAATTATTTCAGTTTCATGAAATCTTAA
- a CDS encoding S1 RNA-binding domain-containing protein encodes MLNIGEYHTMIIDRDTDPGLFLKNAEGDEVLLPNKYKPESFQLEDEIRVFVYLDHSERPVATTLTPFVKLDEFAFLKCVEVNDIGAFLDWGLEKHLFVPYREMASKMRKGSWYLVFCHLDEETNRLIASSKTNSFLTNSDLTVEPFEEVDLIVANPTDLGVNVIVNEIHQGLIFKDDVFQDLQPGDRLKGWVKKTRPDGKIDITLQRPGYRSIEPNAQDILNEMELKGGSLKLTDKSDPNEIQRQLQMSKKSFKKAIGTLYKQRLIDIKEDGIYLVKD; translated from the coding sequence ATGCTTAATATTGGTGAATATCACACAATGATAATAGATCGGGATACAGATCCCGGATTGTTTCTTAAAAATGCTGAAGGGGATGAAGTTTTGTTGCCTAACAAATATAAACCCGAGAGTTTTCAATTAGAAGATGAAATAAGAGTTTTTGTTTATCTGGACCATTCAGAAAGACCGGTTGCTACAACCTTAACTCCATTTGTAAAATTAGACGAATTTGCATTTTTAAAATGTGTAGAGGTTAATGATATTGGAGCTTTTTTAGATTGGGGACTGGAAAAACATCTTTTTGTGCCCTATAGGGAGATGGCTTCTAAGATGAGAAAAGGAAGCTGGTACCTAGTATTTTGTCATTTAGATGAAGAAACCAATAGATTGATTGCTTCAAGTAAGACCAATTCTTTTCTTACTAATTCAGACCTTACAGTAGAGCCTTTTGAAGAAGTAGATCTAATTGTTGCCAATCCAACAGATCTTGGAGTGAATGTTATTGTAAATGAAATTCACCAGGGGTTGATCTTTAAAGATGATGTTTTTCAAGATCTTCAGCCGGGAGATAGGTTAAAAGGATGGGTGAAAAAAACGCGTCCAGATGGAAAAATAGATATCACATTGCAACGTCCAGGCTATAGAAGTATTGAGCCAAATGCGCAGGATATTCTAAATGAAATGGAATTAAAAGGTGGGAGTTTAAAACTAACCGATAAATCTGATCCTAACGAAATCCAACGACAATTGCAGATGAGCAAGAAAAGCTTTAAAAAAGCAATTGGAACGCTCTATAAGCAACGACTTATAGATATTAAAGAAGATGGGATCTATTTAGTAAAAGACTAA
- a CDS encoding PaaI family thioesterase produces MEKQEILAKCNEMCRNTLMDTLDIKFTDIGDDFVTAEMPVNSKVHQPDGVLHGGATVALAESVGSVASHIFIDSAEYYVRGIEISANHLKSIKEGMVYAKATFIHKGRTTQLWNIRVTDAEDNLISLVKLTTIALPKKKNND; encoded by the coding sequence ATGGAGAAGCAGGAAATTCTGGCAAAGTGTAATGAAATGTGTAGAAATACATTGATGGATACTTTAGATATTAAATTCACCGATATTGGAGATGATTTTGTGACTGCAGAGATGCCGGTAAATTCTAAGGTTCATCAGCCGGATGGGGTTTTACACGGAGGTGCCACGGTAGCTTTGGCAGAAAGTGTGGGAAGTGTTGCTTCTCATATTTTTATTGACTCTGCGGAATATTATGTTCGCGGAATTGAGATCTCTGCAAATCATTTAAAAAGCATTAAGGAGGGAATGGTGTATGCGAAGGCAACATTTATTCATAAAGGAAGAACCACGCAGCTCTGGAATATTAGAGTTACAGATGCAGAAGATAATTTGATCTCTTTAGTAAAACTAACCACCATTGCACTCCCGAAAAAGAAAAACAATGATTGA
- a CDS encoding alpha/beta hydrolase, whose amino-acid sequence MNREEKQVSYKITNTYSTLNEYTSKTKNVWLVFHGIGYLSRYFLKYFKDLNPEENYIIAPQAQSKYYLNNKYTHVGASWLTKENTEEEFENVLNYLKEVFKAEGLDKVENLNVLGYSQGVSIATRFVAREKIQCKNLILLSGKVPQELATKDFEFLTDTKFSFIYGTQDEYLKAGVVKVEHERLKELFPKNLNVITFDGGHEVRPEILSNIGES is encoded by the coding sequence ATGAACAGAGAAGAAAAACAGGTTTCTTATAAGATAACCAATACCTATAGCACTTTAAACGAGTATACCTCAAAAACAAAAAATGTATGGCTGGTTTTTCACGGAATTGGATATCTAAGCAGGTATTTTCTGAAGTATTTTAAAGACCTCAACCCTGAAGAGAATTACATTATCGCCCCGCAGGCACAATCTAAATATTACCTGAATAATAAATACACCCATGTTGGTGCGTCTTGGTTAACCAAAGAAAATACGGAAGAAGAATTTGAAAATGTTCTGAACTATTTAAAGGAAGTCTTTAAGGCGGAAGGATTAGATAAAGTAGAAAACCTAAATGTTTTGGGATACTCTCAGGGAGTTTCTATAGCAACCAGATTTGTTGCCAGAGAAAAGATACAATGCAAGAATTTAATTCTCCTCTCAGGAAAAGTACCACAGGAATTAGCTACTAAAGATTTTGAATTTCTAACCGATACTAAATTCTCTTTTATTTACGGAACTCAAGATGAATACCTGAAAGCTGGAGTTGTAAAAGTAGAACACGAACGTTTAAAAGAATTGTTTCCAAAGAATTTAAACGTTATCACTTTTGATGGTGGCCATGAAGTTAGACCAGAAATTCTATCTAATATTGGTGAAAGCTAA